One window of the bacterium genome contains the following:
- a CDS encoding Hsp20/alpha crystallin family protein, which translates to MNNLLPVTRMLDALACNFDACNLDTSNPAETGVWLSPRADILEGEKEYRILMDLPGVAAKDLEISHEGQTLTVKAQRGSSQEEGFTLRRHERPGPVSFSRSFTLGQTVDADGITAVFADGVLRLALPKTQRSLPRRIEVR; encoded by the coding sequence ATGAACAACCTGCTGCCCGTGACCCGCATGCTCGACGCCCTGGCCTGCAACTTCGACGCCTGCAATCTGGACACCTCGAACCCCGCCGAGACCGGCGTGTGGCTGAGCCCGCGCGCGGACATCCTCGAGGGCGAGAAGGAATACCGCATCCTGATGGACCTGCCCGGCGTCGCGGCGAAGGACCTGGAGATCAGCCACGAGGGCCAGACCCTGACCGTCAAGGCGCAGCGCGGCTCCAGCCAGGAGGAAGGCTTCACGCTGCGCCGTCATGAGCGCCCGGGACCGGTCTCGTTCAGCCGCTCGTTCACCCTCGGCCAGACGGTCGATGCCGACGGCATCACCGCCGTATTCGCCGACGGCGTGCTGCGCCTGGCGCTGCCCAAGACGCAGCGCAGCCTGCCGCGCCGGATCGAAGTCCGCTAG
- a CDS encoding glutamine--tRNA ligase/YqeY domain fusion protein encodes MNEDIPAAGTDADPERSDFIRAFVREDLAAGRNDGRVHTRFPPEPNGYLHIGHAKAIMISWTLAQEFGGKFNLRFDDTNPEKEDVEYVESIKKDARWLGADWEDREFHASDYFDQLYAWAQYLIREGKAYVCSLDEEQIRLWRGTVTEAGRPSPDRERPAAESLDLLERMRKGEFPEGRYTLRAKIDMAHPNMKMRDPLLYRIRRVPHHRTGDKWNIYPMYDYAHGQCDAIEGITHSLCSLEFEVHRPLYEWFIENLPVPYKPRQIEFARLKLNYTVMSKRKLLQLVKNNHVSGWDDPRMPTLSGLRRLGYTASSICRFAERVGVAKRDSTVDLDLLKWSIREELNREAPRVMAVLHPLKVVITNYPEGQVEQITCENNPEEPAAGTREVPFTRELYIEQDDFREDAPRKYFRLKPGGEVRLKHAYFIKCDEVIKDAAGNVVELRCSYDPASRGGTSPDGRKVQGTLQWVSAAHAAKVEVRLYDNLFRVPFPEEGVEDFLVNLNPDSLEVVKEALVEPALGQVEPGYRCQFMRHGYFFADPVDSKPGAPVFNRTATLKDSWAKLEAGGKSE; translated from the coding sequence ATGAACGAAGACATCCCTGCCGCCGGCACCGACGCCGACCCCGAACGCTCCGATTTCATCCGCGCCTTCGTGCGCGAGGACCTGGCGGCCGGCCGCAACGACGGGCGCGTGCACACGCGCTTTCCGCCCGAACCCAACGGCTACCTGCATATCGGGCACGCCAAGGCCATCATGATCAGCTGGACGCTGGCGCAGGAGTTCGGCGGCAAGTTCAACCTCCGGTTCGACGACACGAACCCCGAGAAGGAGGACGTGGAGTACGTCGAGTCCATCAAGAAGGACGCCCGCTGGCTGGGCGCCGACTGGGAGGACCGCGAGTTCCACGCCTCGGACTACTTCGACCAGCTCTATGCCTGGGCGCAGTACCTCATTCGCGAAGGCAAGGCCTACGTCTGCTCGCTGGACGAGGAGCAGATCCGCCTGTGGCGCGGCACCGTGACCGAGGCGGGACGTCCGAGTCCCGACCGCGAGCGGCCGGCGGCCGAGAGCCTGGACCTGCTCGAGCGCATGCGGAAGGGCGAGTTCCCCGAGGGCAGGTACACGCTGCGGGCGAAGATCGACATGGCGCACCCGAACATGAAGATGCGCGACCCGCTGCTGTACCGCATCCGCCGCGTGCCGCATCACCGCACCGGCGACAAGTGGAACATCTATCCCATGTACGACTACGCGCACGGGCAGTGCGACGCCATCGAGGGCATCACCCATTCGCTGTGCAGCCTCGAGTTCGAGGTGCATCGCCCGCTGTACGAGTGGTTCATCGAGAACCTGCCGGTACCCTACAAGCCACGGCAGATCGAGTTCGCGCGCCTGAAGCTGAACTACACGGTCATGAGCAAGCGCAAGCTGCTGCAGCTGGTGAAGAACAACCACGTGAGCGGCTGGGACGACCCGCGCATGCCGACGCTCAGCGGATTGCGGCGACTGGGCTACACGGCCAGTTCCATCTGCCGGTTCGCCGAACGGGTGGGCGTGGCCAAGCGGGACTCGACGGTGGACCTGGACCTGCTGAAGTGGTCGATCCGCGAGGAACTGAACCGCGAGGCGCCGCGCGTGATGGCAGTGCTGCATCCGTTGAAGGTGGTCATCACCAACTATCCCGAGGGCCAGGTCGAGCAGATCACCTGCGAGAACAATCCCGAGGAGCCGGCTGCCGGGACGCGCGAGGTGCCGTTCACCCGCGAGCTGTACATCGAGCAGGACGACTTCCGCGAAGATGCCCCGCGCAAGTACTTCCGCCTGAAGCCGGGCGGCGAGGTGCGCCTGAAGCACGCCTACTTCATCAAGTGCGACGAGGTCATCAAGGATGCGGCCGGCAACGTGGTCGAACTGCGCTGCTCGTATGACCCGGCCTCGCGCGGCGGCACCAGTCCTGACGGACGCAAGGTACAGGGCACGCTGCAGTGGGTCTCGGCCGCGCACGCCGCGAAGGTGGAAGTGCGGCTGTACGACAACCTGTTCCGCGTGCCGTTCCCCGAGGAAGGGGTCGAGGACTTCCTGGTGAACCTCAATCCCGACTCGCTCGAGGTCGTGAAGGAAGCCCTGGTCGAGCCGGCGCTGGGCCAGGTCGAGCCCGGGTACCGCTGCCAGTTCATGCGGCACGGCTACTTCTTCGCCGACCCCGTCGACTCGAAGCCGGGCGCGCCCGTGTTCAACCGCACGGCCACGCTGAAGGACAGCTGGGCCAAGCTGGAAGCGGGCGGCAAGTCGGAGTGA
- a CDS encoding NAD(P)-binding domain-containing protein yields the protein MEAVLIWMTMFGLGGLSVWFYLRQFRKRRTSDSERLKQNQDLGMDRPVGQYPLIDAAACIGCGTCVAACPEHDVLGIVMGRAIVINGARCIGHGKCAEACPVGAIRIGLGDITKRDDIPVLTPQGETTVPGIWIAGELSGYALINNAVSQGQAVMDAIAAARGPRLEGPSEIVDVVIVGAGPAGMSAGLVAAERGLTCVILDQQGAGGTILQYPRRKLVMVQPVVIPRLGRLPKHEYLKEDLLEIWEQLHKDYGLDIRIGPRVTGVKGKRGDFTVETTAGNWRARHVLLALGRRGSPRRLNVPGEDLPKVAYKLIDAEAYKGRRVLVVGGGDSAVEAAMGLAHQDGCTVTLSYRKPELMRIKQRNAERFGELVAAGRVDFRGDTNVKTIQADRVVLDGPSGPIVLPNDEVFILAGGVPPFGLLRDIGVAFGGDQNDTERLDVARAGGMHPAFTVVGGPPVA from the coding sequence GTGGAAGCGGTCCTCATCTGGATGACGATGTTCGGCCTTGGCGGGCTGAGTGTCTGGTTCTACCTGCGACAGTTCCGGAAACGCCGCACCAGCGATTCCGAGCGCCTGAAGCAGAACCAGGACCTCGGCATGGACCGACCGGTGGGCCAGTATCCGCTCATCGACGCCGCCGCCTGCATCGGTTGCGGCACCTGCGTCGCGGCCTGCCCCGAGCACGATGTGCTGGGGATCGTCATGGGCCGCGCCATCGTGATCAACGGCGCCCGCTGCATCGGCCACGGCAAGTGCGCGGAAGCCTGCCCTGTCGGCGCCATCAGGATCGGTCTCGGCGACATCACCAAGCGGGACGACATTCCCGTGCTGACGCCCCAGGGCGAGACCACGGTGCCCGGCATCTGGATCGCCGGCGAGCTGAGCGGCTACGCACTCATCAACAACGCGGTCTCGCAGGGGCAGGCCGTCATGGACGCGATCGCCGCCGCGCGCGGCCCGCGGCTCGAGGGTCCGTCTGAGATTGTCGACGTGGTCATCGTCGGCGCCGGTCCGGCGGGCATGAGCGCCGGTCTGGTCGCCGCGGAGCGCGGGCTGACCTGCGTCATCCTCGACCAGCAGGGCGCCGGCGGCACGATCCTGCAGTACCCGCGCCGCAAGCTGGTGATGGTGCAGCCGGTGGTGATCCCGCGCCTGGGCCGGCTGCCGAAGCACGAATACCTCAAGGAGGACCTGCTCGAGATCTGGGAGCAGCTTCACAAGGACTACGGGCTGGACATCCGCATCGGCCCGCGCGTGACCGGCGTGAAGGGCAAGCGTGGCGACTTTACCGTCGAGACCACCGCCGGGAACTGGCGGGCGCGGCACGTGCTGCTGGCGCTGGGGCGTCGCGGCTCGCCGCGGCGGCTGAACGTGCCGGGCGAGGACCTGCCCAAGGTGGCCTACAAGCTCATCGACGCCGAGGCCTACAAGGGCAGGCGCGTGCTGGTGGTGGGCGGCGGCGATTCCGCGGTGGAAGCGGCCATGGGCCTGGCGCACCAGGACGGCTGCACGGTCACCCTTTCCTACCGCAAGCCCGAGCTGATGCGCATCAAACAGCGCAACGCCGAACGCTTCGGGGAGCTGGTCGCGGCCGGACGCGTCGACTTCCGCGGCGACACCAACGTGAAGACGATCCAGGCCGATCGTGTCGTGCTGGACGGGCCTTCCGGGCCCATTGTCCTGCCCAACGACGAGGTCTTCATCCTGGCCGGCGGCGTACCGCCGTTCGGGCTCCTGCGCGACATCGGCGTCGCCTTCGGCGGCGACCAGAACGACACCGAGCGGCTGGACGTGGCCAGGGCCGGCGGGATGCATCCCGCGTTCACGGTGGTCGGGGGCCCTCCGGTCGCTTGA
- a CDS encoding BamA/TamA family outer membrane protein has product MSTSAFRLLLTRLLLTLAVAVPAAAHARVGEKGPISRIEFKGNERTQEIMLRRVMNLAEGDTLDADRMDAAWDALEDCGWFSYVDLASEPDDNGGMVLSVLVEEDMTTYYGPLLRHSRRHKYLLGGWLEERNLRGSGQTLRFELSAWRLQMAGAEWRVPWLAGVRGLTGTVGLRGEQADFVYRPTRYRKWDASLGARWNFRGPLFVQTDVRHGRFSQRDNYDWTPPSRGGAVIAALVEHPAGNQDHWRLAGGVGLDSRDNPFYPLSGAQVLVEAARWYGDGFADYDEYTGDARAFIPLPAGKHLLALRGWGRRVSGPTQLDNVIFLGGPETIRGAGFGSLEGEEGWLLTAEYRLPLVLVPIAPGGESVGLGLHAFVDGGQAWYDGADPGNPVVTWGAGTHLSLDTWQLRFEAARDEAGDWHFEFADRFAF; this is encoded by the coding sequence ATGTCGACTTCCGCATTCAGGCTCCTGCTCACCCGCCTGTTGTTGACGCTTGCCGTGGCCGTGCCCGCGGCCGCCCACGCGCGCGTCGGCGAGAAGGGCCCCATCAGCCGCATCGAATTCAAGGGCAACGAGCGAACGCAGGAGATCATGCTGCGCCGCGTGATGAACCTGGCCGAGGGCGACACGCTGGACGCCGATCGCATGGACGCCGCCTGGGATGCGTTGGAGGACTGCGGCTGGTTCAGTTACGTGGACCTGGCCTCCGAGCCGGACGACAACGGCGGCATGGTTCTCAGCGTGCTGGTCGAAGAGGACATGACCACCTATTACGGTCCGCTGCTGCGTCACAGTCGCCGCCACAAGTACCTGCTGGGCGGCTGGCTCGAGGAGCGCAACCTGCGGGGCAGCGGCCAGACGCTGCGCTTCGAACTCTCGGCCTGGCGGCTGCAGATGGCGGGCGCCGAGTGGCGCGTGCCCTGGCTGGCCGGCGTCCGCGGCCTGACCGGCACCGTGGGCCTGCGCGGCGAGCAGGCGGACTTCGTGTACCGCCCCACCCGCTACCGCAAGTGGGACGCCTCGCTCGGCGCGCGCTGGAATTTCCGCGGCCCGCTGTTCGTGCAGACCGATGTGCGACACGGCCGCTTCAGCCAGCGCGACAACTACGACTGGACGCCGCCCTCGCGCGGCGGCGCCGTCATCGCCGCGCTGGTGGAGCACCCGGCCGGCAACCAGGACCACTGGCGCCTGGCCGGCGGCGTGGGCCTGGACTCGCGCGACAACCCCTTCTATCCGCTGAGCGGTGCCCAGGTGCTCGTGGAAGCTGCCCGCTGGTACGGCGACGGCTTCGCCGACTACGACGAGTACACCGGCGATGCGCGCGCCTTCATCCCCCTGCCTGCCGGCAAGCACCTGCTGGCGCTGCGCGGCTGGGGCCGGCGCGTGAGCGGTCCCACCCAGCTCGACAACGTGATCTTCCTGGGCGGCCCCGAGACCATCCGCGGCGCCGGGTTCGGTTCGCTGGAAGGCGAGGAAGGCTGGCTGCTGACGGCCGAGTACCGGCTGCCGCTGGTGCTGGTGCCGATCGCGCCGGGCGGGGAATCGGTGGGCCTGGGCCTGCATGCGTTCGTCGACGGCGGCCAGGCCTGGTACGACGGCGCCGATCCCGGCAATCCGGTCGTGACGTGGGGCGCGGGCACGCACCTGAGCCTGGATACGTGGCAGCTGCGGTTCGAGGCGGCGCGGGACGAGGCCGGCGACTGGCACTTCGAATTCGCGGACCGGTTCGCCTTCTAG
- a CDS encoding class I SAM-dependent methyltransferase, whose protein sequence is MTRAARTSRNHAQQPVGPRMQELADAGRLTSRNADKHWLYQNSVQNPSVEVPFIDRVFANEFGRKPSVLREDFCGTALLCSWWVKARATNRAIGVDFDGPTLEWGRVNNLAPLGAKAERVTLIQDDVRSVRAPKADVLMASNFSWWGFKTRDELAVYLRNCRASLKPEGILVMDCYGGPEAQVVQEEQRDQDGFTYVWDQDHFNPVTGEVRCLIHFDFPTGPRMTRAFTYDWRLWHVPETCDLLRECGFSRVMVYWEGTDRKGEPNGVFRVSTKGDLAPAWIAYMVAVR, encoded by the coding sequence ATGACCCGCGCCGCCCGCACCAGCCGGAACCACGCCCAGCAGCCCGTCGGCCCCCGCATGCAGGAGCTGGCCGATGCCGGCCGCCTGACCAGCCGCAACGCCGACAAGCACTGGCTGTACCAGAACTCGGTGCAGAACCCGTCGGTCGAGGTGCCGTTCATCGACCGTGTCTTCGCCAACGAGTTCGGCCGCAAGCCGAGCGTGCTGCGCGAGGACTTCTGCGGCACGGCGCTCCTGTGCAGCTGGTGGGTCAAGGCGCGTGCGACGAACCGCGCCATCGGCGTCGACTTCGACGGGCCCACGCTCGAGTGGGGCCGCGTCAACAACCTGGCGCCGCTGGGCGCGAAGGCCGAGCGCGTCACGCTCATCCAGGACGACGTGCGCAGCGTGCGCGCGCCGAAGGCCGACGTGCTGATGGCCTCGAACTTCTCGTGGTGGGGCTTCAAGACGCGCGATGAACTGGCGGTCTACCTGCGCAACTGCCGCGCGAGCCTGAAGCCCGAGGGCATCCTCGTGATGGACTGCTACGGCGGCCCCGAGGCGCAGGTGGTGCAGGAGGAGCAGCGCGACCAGGACGGGTTCACCTACGTCTGGGACCAGGACCACTTCAACCCGGTGACGGGCGAGGTGCGCTGCCTCATCCACTTCGACTTTCCCACCGGTCCGCGCATGACGCGCGCCTTCACCTACGACTGGCGCCTGTGGCATGTGCCCGAGACCTGCGACCTGCTGCGCGAGTGCGGCTTCAGTCGCGTGATGGTCTACTGGGAAGGCACCGACCGGAAGGGCGAGCCGAACGGCGTGTTCCGCGTGAGCACCAAGGGCGACCTGGCGCCGGCCTGGATCGCCTACATGGTGGCGGTGCGGTAG
- a CDS encoding enoyl-CoA hydratase/isomerase family protein — translation MSVEIRDTGPWTELCLDRPPRNVLDPALLAALRDALDTLAANGAPLLLLRARGRHFSTGYDIADIPAEIFDPDPEVRSAHPFEQVMARLVAYPSPVVAMVGGDAYGGAVELLACADLRLAADHARIGLPPVRLGLVYSHTGLRRLLRAFGPALAREMLLTGEAISAARAQAAGFYCRVAAADELEDETRGLMTSISRGGPQALRGTRRVLHLLEETEMLPAPALAEIAELRHAARHSEDFVAAQAAFLARRPSPFGPPRHGNSDA, via the coding sequence ATGTCCGTCGAGATCCGCGATACCGGTCCCTGGACCGAGCTCTGCCTCGATCGTCCGCCACGCAACGTGCTCGACCCGGCGCTGCTTGCGGCGCTGCGCGATGCGTTGGACACCCTGGCCGCCAACGGCGCGCCGCTGCTGCTGCTGCGCGCGCGCGGGCGCCACTTCTCCACCGGGTACGACATCGCCGACATCCCCGCCGAGATCTTCGATCCCGACCCCGAGGTCCGTTCGGCGCACCCGTTCGAGCAGGTGATGGCGCGCCTGGTGGCATACCCGTCGCCGGTGGTGGCGATGGTCGGGGGCGATGCGTACGGCGGCGCCGTCGAACTGCTGGCCTGCGCCGACCTGCGCCTGGCCGCCGATCACGCCCGCATCGGCCTGCCGCCGGTGCGCCTGGGCCTGGTCTACAGCCACACCGGCCTGCGGCGACTGCTGCGTGCGTTCGGGCCCGCACTGGCGCGTGAGATGCTGCTGACCGGCGAGGCGATCAGCGCCGCGCGCGCGCAGGCGGCCGGATTCTACTGCCGGGTGGCGGCGGCGGACGAACTGGAGGACGAGACGCGCGGACTGATGACGAGCATCTCGCGCGGGGGGCCGCAGGCCTTGCGCGGTACGCGCCGTGTGCTGCACCTGCTGGAGGAAACGGAGATGCTGCCGGCGCCGGCCCTGGCCGAGATCGCCGAGCTGCGCCATGCCGCGCGGCATTCGGAGGACTTTGTCGCGGCGCAGGCGGCGTTCCTGGCGCGGCGGCCGTCGCCGTTCGGGCCGCCGCGTCACGGCAACAGCGACGCTTGA
- the gap gene encoding type I glyceraldehyde-3-phosphate dehydrogenase: MATKIGINGFGRIGRLVFRAAMDHPSMEVVGINDLFDAKQLAYMLKYDTIHGRFNGTVETGDGCLIVNGKKIRLTAEKDPANLKWGDVGAEYICESTGFFLDEASAAGHIKAGAKCVVMSAPSKDDTPMFVMGVNHKNYKGEQFVSCASCTTNCLAPVAKVLNDNWGIAEGLMTTVHATTATQKTVDGPGGKKDYRGGRAAAGNIIPSSTGAAKAVGKVIPQLKGKLTGMAFRVPTLNVSVVDLTCRLEKAPGADADSAYAAVKAAMKAASEGELKGILGYTEDDVVSSDFNHDARTSIFDAGAGIMLNPNFAKIVSWYDNEWGYSSKLVDFIQYMADRK; the protein is encoded by the coding sequence ATGGCGACGAAAATCGGCATCAATGGCTTCGGGCGCATCGGGCGGCTGGTGTTCCGCGCGGCGATGGATCATCCCTCGATGGAAGTGGTGGGCATCAACGACCTGTTCGACGCCAAGCAGCTGGCATACATGCTCAAGTACGACACGATCCACGGCCGCTTCAACGGCACGGTCGAGACCGGCGACGGCTGCCTGATCGTCAACGGGAAGAAGATCCGCCTGACCGCCGAGAAGGATCCCGCCAACCTGAAGTGGGGCGATGTCGGCGCCGAGTACATCTGCGAGTCCACCGGCTTCTTCCTCGACGAGGCCTCGGCCGCCGGTCACATCAAGGCGGGCGCGAAGTGCGTCGTCATGTCGGCGCCTTCCAAGGACGACACGCCGATGTTCGTCATGGGCGTGAACCACAAGAACTACAAGGGCGAGCAGTTCGTGTCGTGCGCGTCGTGCACCACCAACTGCCTGGCTCCCGTAGCCAAGGTGCTCAACGACAACTGGGGCATCGCCGAAGGCCTGATGACCACCGTGCACGCCACCACCGCCACGCAGAAGACCGTGGACGGCCCCGGCGGCAAGAAGGACTACCGCGGTGGCCGTGCGGCTGCCGGCAACATCATCCCCTCGTCGACCGGCGCGGCCAAGGCCGTGGGCAAGGTCATCCCGCAGTTGAAGGGCAAGCTCACGGGCATGGCCTTCCGCGTGCCGACGCTGAACGTCTCGGTCGTCGACCTCACCTGCCGCCTGGAGAAGGCGCCGGGTGCCGACGCCGATTCGGCCTACGCCGCCGTCAAGGCCGCGATGAAGGCCGCGAGCGAGGGCGAGCTGAAGGGCATCCTCGGCTACACCGAGGACGACGTCGTCTCTTCCGACTTCAACCACGACGCGCGCACCTCGATCTTCGACGCCGGCGCCGGCATCATGCTGAACCCGAACTTCGCGAAGATCGTGTCGTGGTACGACAACGAGTGGGGCTACAGCAGCAAGCTGGTGGACTTCATCCAGTACATGGCCGACCGGAAGTAG
- a CDS encoding fumarylacetoacetate hydrolase family protein, whose translation MKLITYTQGAGPRPGLVVGENLVLDLLAADPSLLPNWHGLLPRLDTVRAICDRLLPAAAKAATVLAGGGEVSLPFVDLRRCALTTPIILPSKIVAVGLNYKDHAAEQNKPLPERPLLFSKASTCLQAPGGPIELPEGLEQVDAEAEIAFVISKPGRAIARERAREHIAGYMCFNDISDREAQYSDKQFFRGKSLDTGGPCGPWLVTPDELPDLGLGLRIRCLWNDVVMQESNTNQLIFTPDFLVSYISRHMTLLPGDIITTGTPGGVGVFRDPPVFLKPGDRVTVEIEGLGTLSNPVRRWREPA comes from the coding sequence ATGAAACTCATCACGTACACCCAAGGCGCCGGGCCCCGCCCCGGCCTGGTCGTCGGCGAGAACCTGGTCCTGGACCTGCTGGCCGCCGACCCGTCGCTGCTCCCCAACTGGCACGGGCTGCTGCCGCGCCTGGACACGGTGCGCGCCATCTGCGACCGGCTGCTGCCGGCGGCGGCGAAGGCGGCCACGGTGCTGGCCGGCGGCGGCGAGGTGAGCCTGCCGTTCGTCGACCTGCGGCGCTGTGCGCTGACGACACCGATCATCCTGCCCTCGAAGATCGTCGCCGTGGGCCTGAACTATAAGGACCACGCCGCCGAGCAGAACAAGCCGTTGCCGGAAAGGCCGCTGCTGTTCAGCAAGGCCAGCACCTGCCTGCAGGCGCCCGGCGGGCCGATCGAACTGCCCGAGGGACTCGAACAGGTCGATGCCGAGGCGGAGATCGCCTTCGTAATCTCGAAGCCGGGCCGCGCCATCGCGCGCGAACGCGCGCGCGAGCACATCGCCGGTTACATGTGCTTCAACGACATCAGCGATCGCGAGGCGCAGTACAGCGACAAGCAGTTCTTCCGCGGCAAGAGCCTGGACACCGGCGGGCCGTGCGGCCCCTGGCTCGTGACGCCCGACGAACTGCCCGACCTCGGGCTGGGCCTGCGCATCCGCTGCCTGTGGAACGACGTCGTGATGCAGGAGAGCAACACCAACCAGCTCATCTTCACGCCCGACTTCCTGGTCAGCTACATCAGCCGCCACATGACGCTGCTGCCCGGCGACATCATCACGACGGGCACACCCGGCGGCGTGGGCGTGTTCCGCGACCCGCCCGTGTTCCTGAAGCCGGGCGATCGCGTGACCGTGGAGATCGAGGGCCTTGGCACGCTCTCGAATCCCGTCCGGCGCTGGCGCGAACCCGCCTAA